The following are from one region of the Spirochaetota bacterium genome:
- a CDS encoding HD domain-containing protein gives MKDGNLNNSSKKSFINKIDNSILKSRLYKREEDIRGAYFRDITAIIHSYPFRRLKHKTQVFFSPKNDHICTRIEHVLHVATISATICRALNLDSDLAWAISVGHDLGHAPFGHVGEEIISKITKIKPFHHEHYSLYLVDNLINYGKGLNLTYAVRDGIAKHCGEKFEKFIEPDFEIFRKKDGFEPKIIDPSEIKDLNHYPATYEGCVVWMSDKIAYVGRDLEDALQLKIIKESQIPDIIKKELGIKNNEIIDKFVNDIINTSKKEGKISFSDKMFDLFLKLKNFNYNFIYKSKILNDYFNYFERVLKILFEYLCEIFDKYKNNYDKYKTETNFLAIRFGDFIRKMETFYSSGKHLTFYDNKHTNIAPVVDYITGMTDDYALECIYEIMIPKKFEFKFDEFLLEE, from the coding sequence ATGAAAGATGGAAACTTAAACAATTCATCAAAAAAAAGTTTCATTAATAAAATTGACAATTCTATATTAAAATCAAGGCTATATAAAAGAGAAGAGGACATTAGAGGAGCTTATTTCAGAGATATTACTGCAATTATTCACTCCTATCCATTTAGAAGACTAAAACATAAGACACAAGTATTCTTTTCGCCAAAAAATGACCATATTTGCACAAGAATAGAACATGTTCTTCATGTAGCAACTATATCCGCAACTATCTGTAGAGCACTTAATCTTGATTCAGATCTTGCATGGGCTATAAGTGTTGGGCATGATTTAGGCCATGCACCTTTTGGGCATGTTGGTGAAGAAATAATATCTAAAATTACAAAAATAAAACCATTTCATCATGAGCATTATTCTCTTTATCTTGTTGATAATCTAATAAATTATGGTAAAGGGTTGAATCTAACTTATGCAGTTCGAGATGGTATCGCTAAACATTGTGGAGAAAAATTTGAAAAATTTATAGAGCCTGATTTTGAAATTTTTAGAAAAAAAGATGGTTTTGAACCTAAAATAATAGATCCTTCTGAAATAAAAGATCTTAACCATTATCCTGCAACTTATGAAGGATGCGTTGTTTGGATGTCTGATAAAATTGCATATGTTGGAAGAGATCTTGAAGATGCTTTACAACTAAAAATAATCAAAGAATCTCAAATTCCTGATATTATAAAAAAGGAACTTGGAATTAAAAATAATGAAATAATAGATAAATTTGTAAATGATATTATAAATACTTCAAAAAAGGAAGGAAAGATCTCATTTTCTGATAAGATGTTTGATCTTTTTTTAAAATTAAAAAATTTTAATTATAATTTTATTTATAAAAGTAAAATATTAAATGACTATTTTAATTATTTTGAAAGAGTATTAAAAATACTTTTTGAATATTTATGTGAAATTTTTGATAAATATAAAAACAACTATGACAAATATAAAACTGAAACAAATTTTTTAGCTATAAGATTTGGAGATTTTATAAGAAAGATGGAAACTTTTTATTCTTCAGGCAAACACCTTACTTTTTATGATAATAAACACACTAATATTGCCCCAGTTGTAGATTATATTACTGGAATGACTGATGATTATGCTTTAGAATGTATTTATGAAATAATGATACCTAAAAAATTTGAGTTTAAATTTGATGAATTTTTATTAGAAGAATAA
- a CDS encoding tetratricopeptide repeat protein gives MNISPVEKYLVQAKSYFDKGDFEKAIKNINKALFFEKDNERANYFKGLIYIKQRKYKESLEPLKIVSEKTKDFLIKNQVNLLIGYIYDYIGNTFKAIEYFQKVLKAGFESTQTYNALGALYYKAGEVKKAISYTKKALSINKNNFNAMNTLGYILVDSEINIDLGIKLIKRSLENDINNPARLDSMGWAYYKKGEYNLAYTFLKKAYDLMPDDPTINEHLQKLSKKLSLSR, from the coding sequence ATGAATATATCTCCTGTAGAAAAATATTTAGTTCAAGCAAAAAGCTACTTTGATAAAGGTGATTTTGAAAAAGCTATTAAAAATATAAATAAAGCTTTATTTTTTGAGAAAGATAATGAGAGAGCAAATTATTTTAAAGGTTTAATATACATTAAACAAAGAAAATACAAAGAGAGTCTTGAACCTTTAAAAATTGTATCTGAAAAAACTAAAGATTTTTTAATAAAAAATCAAGTTAATCTTTTAATTGGTTATATTTATGACTATATTGGTAATACTTTTAAAGCTATAGAATATTTTCAAAAAGTTTTAAAAGCTGGATTTGAATCTACTCAAACATATAATGCTCTTGGGGCATTGTATTATAAAGCTGGTGAAGTTAAAAAAGCTATCTCATATACAAAAAAAGCTTTATCAATAAACAAAAATAATTTTAATGCTATGAATACATTAGGTTACATTCTTGTGGATAGTGAGATTAACATAGACCTTGGAATAAAGCTTATAAAAAGATCTCTTGAAAATGATATAAATAACCCTGCAAGATTAGATTCTATGGGTTGGGCTTATTATAAAAAAGGAGAATACAACTTAGCTTATACTTTCTTAAAAAAAGCTTATGATCTTATGCCAGATGACCCAACAATAAATGAGCATTTACAAAAACTCTCAAAAAAGTTATCTTTAAGTAGATAA
- a CDS encoding WecB/TagA/CpsF family glycosyltransferase produces MDLKTPKNILFEEKIKEKSNYFIKNYLSDYEFIEFKGIKIYNLDSNNIISLIKNTIKENIKLHIITLNAIILTKALLNKKYMQLLSNSDLIIAESDGIGLLFKMFDKKLKEKVAGIDLARKLLHFSEVENHSVFLLGGSKEVSLLSEKNIKATFKNLKVVGRFHGYFKDETEEKNIVTIIRKSSPDILFVAMGFPKQDIFINKYKESLNSKVMIGIGGTFDIFAGKKRRAPKFFIKNKLEWFYRIITNPLKYYQFFLILIFFFICIFIGLKNFILKTKNRSKENNFKREKND; encoded by the coding sequence ATGGACCTAAAAACCCCAAAGAATATATTATTTGAAGAAAAAATAAAAGAAAAAAGTAATTATTTTATTAAAAACTATTTATCTGATTATGAATTTATTGAATTTAAAGGAATTAAAATATACAATTTAGATTCAAATAATATTATCTCTTTAATAAAAAATACAATTAAAGAAAATATTAAACTACATATTATTACTTTAAATGCTATAATATTAACCAAAGCTTTATTAAACAAAAAATATATGCAACTTCTATCCAATTCTGATTTAATAATTGCTGAATCTGATGGAATCGGACTTCTTTTCAAAATGTTTGACAAAAAACTAAAAGAAAAAGTTGCAGGAATTGATCTTGCAAGAAAACTATTACATTTTTCTGAAGTTGAAAATCACTCTGTTTTTCTTTTAGGTGGATCGAAGGAGGTATCATTATTATCAGAAAAAAATATAAAAGCTACTTTTAAAAATTTGAAAGTTGTTGGAAGATTTCATGGATATTTTAAGGATGAAACTGAAGAAAAAAATATTGTTACAATTATAAGGAAAAGTTCCCCTGATATTCTATTTGTTGCTATGGGTTTCCCAAAACAGGATATTTTTATAAATAAATATAAAGAAAGTTTAAATTCAAAAGTAATGATCGGTATTGGGGGAACATTTGATATTTTTGCAGGGAAAAAAAGAAGAGCACCTAAATTTTTTATTAAAAATAAACTTGAATGGTTTTATAGAATTATAACAAACCCATTAAAATATTACCAATTTTTTTTAATTTTAATATTTTTCTTTATATGTATATTTATAGGATTAAAAAATTTTATTTTAAAAACTAAAAATAGAAGTAAGGAAAATAATTTTAAAAGGGAAAAAAATGATTGA
- the hisS gene encoding histidine--tRNA ligase: MIEPKILKGFRDSLPKEEIIRKNIIRKIEDSLSLAGYVPIDTPALEYYDILTGKSGEETEKQIFSFEDAGGRKVGLRFDLTVPLARFVSMYQNELSFPFKRYHIAKVWRGEKPQKGRFREFYQADFDIIGSDSIGSDIETINTIINLMNALSVTNFKIHINDRKLLKSIFEKLNLSNYETQILRIFDKIKKVSTSEIENELFNIGIEKKIIEKLFNTLKIYDNLYSLQNILEKEFNINNTNLEKICKIFIDSGKFQYLKLDLTITRGLDYYTGLVFETFIDGATEYGSVCSGGRYENLVSLFSKSSYPGIGGSIGLDRLLTIFNDKNNLKENNSISILITNFSLNYLPLYFDLQSKIISNNICCEIYPDPEKLSKQFKYADKKGINFVMIIGEEELKNKIIKLKNLRSGEEILFKDIEEVIKKIKKEN, translated from the coding sequence ATGATTGAACCAAAAATATTAAAAGGTTTTAGAGATTCTTTACCTAAAGAGGAGATAATAAGAAAAAATATTATAAGAAAAATAGAAGATTCTCTTTCTCTTGCAGGTTATGTACCAATAGATACCCCAGCTTTAGAATATTACGACATTCTAACAGGTAAATCTGGTGAAGAAACAGAAAAACAGATCTTTTCATTTGAAGATGCTGGTGGAAGAAAAGTCGGTTTAAGGTTCGACCTTACAGTTCCTCTAGCTCGTTTTGTATCAATGTATCAAAATGAGTTAAGTTTTCCTTTCAAAAGATACCATATAGCTAAAGTATGGAGAGGTGAAAAACCTCAAAAAGGAAGATTTAGAGAGTTTTATCAAGCTGATTTTGATATTATTGGTTCTGATTCTATAGGTTCTGATATAGAAACTATAAATACAATTATAAATCTTATGAACGCCCTCTCAGTAACAAACTTTAAGATTCATATTAATGATAGAAAACTGTTAAAATCAATATTTGAGAAACTCAATCTCTCAAATTATGAAACTCAAATATTAAGAATTTTTGATAAAATAAAAAAAGTATCTACTTCAGAAATTGAAAATGAACTTTTTAATATTGGAATTGAAAAAAAGATCATAGAAAAGCTTTTTAATACCCTTAAAATATATGATAATTTATATTCTCTCCAAAACATTTTGGAAAAAGAATTCAATATAAATAACACAAACCTTGAAAAAATTTGCAAAATATTTATTGACAGTGGCAAATTTCAATACTTAAAGCTTGACCTAACTATAACAAGGGGGCTTGATTACTATACAGGACTTGTATTTGAAACATTTATTGATGGAGCAACAGAATATGGATCCGTTTGTTCTGGTGGAAGATATGAAAACTTAGTTTCTCTTTTCTCAAAAAGTTCATACCCTGGTATAGGGGGATCAATTGGTTTAGATAGGCTATTAACTATTTTTAATGATAAAAATAATCTTAAAGAAAATAATTCTATATCTATACTTATCACAAATTTTTCACTAAATTACCTTCCCCTATATTTTGATCTTCAAAGCAAAATTATATCAAATAACATATGTTGTGAAATATATCCTGACCCTGAAAAACTTTCAAAACAATTTAAATATGCTGATAAAAAAGGTATAAATTTTGTTATGATAATAGGAGAAGAAGAATTAAAAAATAAAATTATAAAATTAAAAAATTTAAGATCAGGAGAAGAAATATTATTTAAAGATATAGAAGAAGTAATTAAAAAAATAAAAAAGGAAAATTAA
- a CDS encoding AAA family ATPase encodes MKSKNIIEEKINLKEGERRYVTVLFTDMKNFTSLSQKLDPEELDSLMTRIFSIFESLVKKYDGIIEKYIGDALVAIFGAKKIHEDDPSRAINCALEMIDAINDLNEIIDNGIELKFRTGIHTGLVTVGKRGEFDVVTGDTLAIASRLQEAAEENSILVSEGTKEEAIYDFTFSGPIELSLKGLNQKIYAYKVTGFNYTFFNYNSPFIGRKEYIDKIVQKYIKFSGDKIDGFYITGEQGSGKTRLVAEFYKKIKEFPDYNGAFLYAKAGAFPFIKFGVILNLILNYLKISKNEEKEKIVKAFKDKIDLDNFDIINYFIYLLNPETYDLKFKKFISDQDTLSLTIDNIDPFNTLLKIIEKIFNKHDNKIFYPVIYIDSVDLIDKESRDFLRFLFDKSKIKPFFLLSSDYLDNNIFTLFLGVEEIQIHPLSEHESYEYIKLLLKIQISDEDIKKIYEATKGNPFFIEEYIRFINKTGNINQVPTTIQNLILASFDKYSIEIKDILYKCSVFRHSFNVEYLKYINSKTGGSNENIENILDILVKDKVLIFEKGVYRFRQSLIKDTLYNSLLIQNKKILHKLIAQLLMKNEKSSLSTILYHLINSEEYEEAKNYLLDNESALNIDFVNYIDKILQNLNNPDPDSIFDLLHIKFTILFNNGRLDEATETLSKMLQISIKELNNRYFAKTFHFMTSLYKMQSDYENVCFYGKKAIYYYKKVIEESSNYSEDYKLTFPNIIFFTSIALYLTNRKDEAISYANILPENDFHRKRFYAFYYFHEGYYSKGIGILEDMFNKAFNEGDELTILFIIDELVDLLYEMGNYEKLIEYIEKIKDRFPFNYRFLSKFYSYLGISLIYQKQNEKGFDYLKKAEYFANQLKNDYLKTKVYSFLAEGFYLLNDIEKALHYSRNGFLISIKNKDHLQIFEFCLIFLLIYIKIGDKNGIEIFLKESEVYADMNFIFNLKYKALFLYIKYKYGDVPKEQKEKILEEAYRVVQEKIKNEENEEIKKLILNIRFQGEILKEHENYQKSKKI; translated from the coding sequence ATGAAAAGCAAAAATATTATTGAAGAGAAAATAAATCTCAAAGAAGGTGAAAGAAGATATGTAACAGTGCTTTTTACTGATATGAAAAACTTCACCTCACTTTCACAAAAGCTTGATCCTGAAGAACTTGACTCTCTTATGACAAGAATTTTCTCCATATTTGAATCTCTTGTTAAAAAATATGATGGAATAATTGAAAAATATATCGGTGATGCTTTAGTTGCTATATTTGGGGCTAAAAAAATACATGAAGATGATCCATCTAGAGCTATAAATTGTGCCCTTGAAATGATTGATGCAATAAATGATCTTAATGAAATAATAGATAATGGTATAGAATTAAAATTTAGAACAGGTATACATACTGGGCTTGTAACAGTAGGTAAAAGAGGTGAATTTGATGTAGTAACGGGGGATACCTTAGCAATAGCTTCAAGATTGCAAGAAGCAGCAGAAGAAAACTCTATACTTGTATCAGAAGGAACTAAAGAAGAAGCTATTTATGATTTTACATTCTCAGGTCCAATAGAACTCTCTCTTAAAGGATTAAATCAAAAAATATATGCATATAAAGTAACTGGTTTTAATTATACATTCTTTAACTATAATTCTCCTTTTATTGGAAGAAAAGAATATATTGATAAAATTGTTCAAAAATATATTAAATTTTCTGGAGATAAAATAGATGGTTTTTATATAACAGGAGAACAGGGATCAGGAAAAACAAGACTTGTTGCAGAATTTTATAAAAAGATAAAAGAATTTCCTGATTATAATGGTGCTTTTTTATATGCAAAAGCTGGAGCTTTTCCATTTATAAAATTTGGGGTAATACTTAACCTTATTCTAAACTATCTTAAAATTTCAAAAAACGAAGAAAAAGAAAAAATAGTTAAAGCATTTAAGGACAAAATTGACCTTGATAATTTTGACATAATAAACTACTTTATATATCTTCTAAACCCTGAAACTTATGATTTAAAATTTAAAAAATTTATAAGTGATCAAGATACTTTAAGTCTCACTATAGATAACATAGATCCATTCAACACTCTTCTAAAAATAATAGAAAAAATATTCAATAAACATGATAATAAAATATTTTATCCAGTAATATATATAGATTCAGTTGATTTAATAGATAAAGAATCCAGAGATTTTTTAAGGTTTCTTTTTGATAAGTCAAAAATAAAACCATTTTTCCTTCTTTCTTCTGATTATCTTGATAATAATATTTTTACTCTTTTTCTTGGTGTTGAAGAAATTCAAATTCATCCACTTTCTGAACATGAGTCATATGAATATATCAAGCTTCTTCTTAAAATACAAATATCAGATGAAGATATAAAAAAAATATATGAGGCTACAAAAGGAAACCCATTTTTTATTGAAGAGTATATAAGATTTATAAACAAAACTGGAAATATCAATCAAGTTCCTACAACAATACAAAATCTAATACTTGCTTCATTTGATAAATACTCAATTGAAATTAAGGATATTCTTTATAAATGTTCTGTTTTCAGACACTCTTTTAATGTTGAATATTTAAAATATATAAACTCAAAAACTGGTGGTTCAAATGAAAATATTGAAAATATTTTAGATATATTAGTCAAAGATAAGGTTTTAATTTTTGAAAAGGGGGTTTATAGATTTAGACAAAGTCTTATAAAAGATACTCTTTATAACTCTCTCCTTATTCAAAATAAAAAGATTCTTCATAAATTAATAGCTCAGCTACTTATGAAAAATGAAAAATCATCACTTTCCACAATACTCTACCATCTTATAAATTCTGAAGAGTATGAAGAAGCAAAAAATTATCTCCTTGATAATGAATCAGCATTAAATATAGATTTTGTAAATTATATAGACAAAATTTTGCAAAATTTAAACAATCCAGATCCAGACTCAATCTTTGATCTATTACATATAAAATTCACTATTCTATTTAACAATGGTAGGTTAGATGAGGCAACTGAAACATTGTCAAAGATGTTACAGATCTCAATCAAAGAACTAAACAATAGATATTTTGCAAAAACTTTCCATTTTATGACCTCACTTTACAAAATGCAATCCGATTATGAAAATGTATGTTTTTATGGTAAGAAAGCTATATATTATTACAAAAAAGTAATTGAGGAATCTTCTAACTATTCAGAAGATTATAAATTAACTTTTCCAAATATTATATTTTTCACCTCTATTGCTTTATACCTTACAAACCGAAAAGATGAAGCTATAAGTTACGCAAACATCCTTCCTGAAAATGATTTCCATAGAAAAAGATTTTATGCTTTTTATTACTTTCATGAGGGATATTATAGTAAAGGAATAGGAATCCTTGAAGATATGTTTAATAAAGCTTTTAATGAAGGAGATGAACTTACAATCCTTTTTATAATTGATGAACTTGTTGATCTTCTTTATGAGATGGGAAATTATGAAAAGCTTATAGAATATATTGAAAAAATAAAAGATAGATTTCCTTTTAATTATAGATTCTTATCAAAATTTTACTCTTATCTTGGTATCTCTCTTATCTATCAAAAACAAAATGAAAAAGGTTTTGATTACTTAAAAAAGGCTGAATACTTTGCAAATCAACTTAAAAATGATTACTTAAAAACAAAGGTTTACTCTTTCCTTGCTGAAGGGTTCTATCTTTTAAATGATATTGAAAAAGCTCTTCATTACTCAAGAAACGGCTTTTTAATATCAATTAAAAACAAAGACCATCTCCAGATTTTTGAGTTTTGCCTAATCTTTTTACTTATATATATTAAAATTGGTGATAAAAATGGAATAGAAATTTTCTTAAAAGAATCTGAAGTTTATGCTGATATGAATTTTATTTTTAATTTAAAGTATAAAGCTTTGTTTTTATATATTAAATATAAATATGGAGATGTCCCAAAAGAGCAAAAAGAGAAAATTTTAGAAGAAGCTTATAGAGTTGTTCAAGAAAAGATTAAAAATGAGGAGAATGAAGAGATAAAAAAGCTTATCTTAAATATAAGATTTCAGGGTGAAATATTAAAAGAGCATGAAAATTATCAAAAGTCAAAAAAAATATAA
- the surE gene encoding 5'/3'-nucleotidase SurE → MNILITNDDGITSNGLKTLFNIFKNEHHVFVVAPASEKSGSSHAISLFKPIYYDILEKNVISLEGLPVDCVVTGLRGFFKDINFDLVLSGINKGPNLGNDIFYSGTFAAAMRAAEEGILSFAFSLATYKEPYLFGDCEEPIRIIVDKIIRNRERILEKAASFYKNSYKVLNENKSIEKIISELNCVFNVNFPYFDIDPNKIKPAYISKRDYKDKILFESKKAENFVVIEGDIPEFSTDNFVDSYLIANGYISITPVFYPGSGAPFIYPEALDEFF, encoded by the coding sequence ATGAATATATTAATAACAAATGATGATGGAATTACTTCCAATGGACTTAAAACACTTTTCAATATATTTAAGAATGAGCATCATGTATTTGTTGTGGCACCTGCTTCTGAAAAATCAGGTTCTTCTCATGCTATTTCACTTTTTAAACCTATCTACTATGATATACTTGAAAAAAATGTTATTTCTCTTGAAGGATTACCTGTAGATTGTGTTGTCACTGGACTAAGAGGTTTTTTTAAAGATATCAATTTTGATCTAGTTTTATCTGGAATAAACAAGGGGCCAAACCTTGGAAATGATATATTTTATTCGGGAACATTTGCTGCTGCAATGAGAGCTGCTGAAGAAGGAATACTCTCTTTTGCTTTTTCTTTAGCAACCTATAAGGAACCATATCTTTTTGGAGACTGTGAAGAACCAATAAGAATAATAGTTGATAAAATTATCAGAAATAGAGAAAGAATATTAGAAAAAGCTGCTTCTTTTTATAAAAACTCTTATAAAGTATTAAATGAAAATAAATCTATTGAAAAAATAATATCAGAATTAAACTGTGTTTTTAATGTTAACTTTCCATATTTTGATATAGATCCAAATAAAATAAAACCAGCTTATATATCAAAAAGAGATTATAAAGATAAAATATTATTTGAAAGTAAAAAAGCAGAAAATTTTGTTGTTATAGAGGGAGATATTCCTGAATTTTCTACTGATAATTTTGTTGACTCATATCTTATAGCCAATGGTTATATATCTATAACTCCAGTTTTCTATCCAGGTTCAGGAGCACCTTTTATATATCCAGAAGCTTTAGATGAATTTTTCTAA
- a CDS encoding clostripain-related cysteine peptidase has protein sequence MKVKTLFFLFLLSIIFIFFFGCKNPTEKKEEDVLSRKVNPYDYRNENPTINFKPTESWTFMIYLDADNDLEQAGIDDFYEMVNGLNGLNKTNIKVIVLIDRISGYNNGNNIEDLLGESSDWTGARLYEINQNGNFTKKTDGWFADGAEINMGDPATLSNFISYCKTKYPSSHYALVLWNHGGGARSKTKAFGSQKALAKAVCWDETNSDDCLYLDEVQNVISQHFSTVNKLDFIGFDACLMGTVEVAYEFRDLAKVMAGSMAKEWGDGWDYNRLFSNMSGSGSNDPKELGKLVVWQYKESTSSEPNQTQSAVDLSKISTLKTAIDNLAVAIYNENKKTDIETLRDFSYHFYKNDDESVSYPYYDLNDICYQIKGNSFAFSSNLINKADAVINALADAIIWAYADSTYGGYYGSGTTVKRGLSIFFSRGNLIENNYSHYSYQWWYTSMDTNQWWPGGHYYGKIDFADSDTDGVVETWRELMEAWYDPGQSNYTPGKW, from the coding sequence TTGAAAGTTAAAACTTTATTTTTTTTATTTTTGCTTTCTATAATTTTTATTTTTTTCTTTGGTTGTAAAAACCCAACTGAAAAAAAAGAGGAAGATGTTTTATCAAGAAAAGTAAATCCTTATGATTATAGAAATGAAAATCCTACAATAAATTTTAAACCAACAGAATCATGGACTTTTATGATCTATCTTGATGCAGATAATGACCTTGAACAAGCTGGTATAGATGATTTTTATGAAATGGTAAATGGGTTGAATGGGTTAAATAAAACAAATATTAAAGTTATTGTCTTAATTGATAGAATCAGTGGATATAATAATGGAAATAATATTGAAGACCTTTTAGGTGAAAGTTCTGATTGGACTGGTGCAAGGTTATATGAGATAAATCAGAATGGAAACTTTACAAAAAAAACTGATGGCTGGTTTGCTGATGGTGCTGAAATAAATATGGGAGATCCTGCAACTCTTTCAAATTTTATTTCTTATTGTAAAACAAAATATCCTTCAAGTCATTATGCTTTAGTACTCTGGAACCATGGAGGTGGAGCTAGAAGTAAAACTAAAGCTTTTGGTTCACAAAAAGCTTTAGCAAAGGCAGTATGTTGGGATGAAACAAATTCAGATGATTGTTTATACCTTGATGAGGTTCAAAATGTAATTTCTCAACACTTTAGTACAGTAAACAAGCTTGATTTTATAGGATTTGATGCATGTTTGATGGGAACAGTTGAAGTTGCCTATGAGTTTAGAGATCTTGCAAAAGTGATGGCTGGTTCTATGGCAAAAGAGTGGGGTGATGGTTGGGATTATAATAGATTATTTTCAAATATGAGTGGTTCCGGTTCAAATGATCCAAAAGAACTTGGTAAACTTGTTGTATGGCAGTATAAGGAATCAACAAGTTCTGAACCTAATCAAACACAATCTGCTGTTGATTTATCAAAAATATCTACATTAAAAACTGCAATTGATAATCTTGCTGTTGCTATTTATAATGAAAATAAAAAAACAGATATAGAAACTTTAAGGGATTTTTCATATCATTTTTATAAAAATGATGATGAATCTGTTTCATATCCTTATTATGATTTAAATGATATATGTTATCAAATAAAAGGAAATAGTTTTGCTTTTTCATCAAATTTAATAAATAAAGCAGATGCAGTTATAAATGCTTTAGCTGATGCTATAATATGGGCATATGCTGATTCTACTTATGGTGGATACTATGGGAGTGGAACAACTGTTAAAAGAGGTTTATCTATATTTTTCTCACGAGGGAATTTAATTGAAAATAATTATTCTCACTATTCTTATCAATGGTGGTATACAAGTATGGATACAAATCAATGGTGGCCAGGTGGACATTACTATGGTAAAATAGATTTTGCAGATTCTGATACTGATGGAGTGGTTGAAACTTGGAGAGAGTTGATGGAAGCATGGTATGATCCAGGTCAAAGTAATTATACTCCTGGAAAATGGTAA
- a CDS encoding PilZ domain-containing protein: MEKRKVPRRHLIYYLKVFDKDKNLFGHLINLSEDGLQVVTEKTYEKGQIYELFLNIPKDIAGELPNKLHFKAKVMWTKKDPNEEYFDIGLHIEEKIVFDPLLVYKLFDEIGFNS; encoded by the coding sequence ATGGAAAAAAGAAAAGTTCCAAGAAGACATCTTATATATTATTTGAAAGTTTTTGATAAAGATAAAAATCTTTTCGGGCACCTTATAAACTTGTCTGAAGATGGATTACAGGTTGTAACTGAAAAGACTTATGAAAAAGGACAAATTTATGAACTTTTTTTAAATATCCCTAAAGATATTGCTGGAGAACTTCCAAATAAATTGCATTTTAAAGCAAAAGTAATGTGGACTAAAAAAGATCCAAATGAAGAATATTTTGACATAGGATTACATATAGAAGAAAAGATTGTTTTTGATCCTCTATTGGTTTATAAATTGTTTGATGAAATAGGGTTCAATAGTTGA